From the genome of Atribacteraceae bacterium:
CCGGCGGTACGACACCATCTTTCTCGACTACCTGGAGGAGCTCAATGCCGATGGACGGTCTGAACTCATTCAATACCTCGAATTTCTCCATAGCAAGGAACGCTATCGAACGGGTGATGCGGGCGGCCCGGAGCTACCCCCGGGTGCACGGGACCCAGAAGGCGGTGGCCCTGTGTGAGGCCGAAGGGATCGAAATCGCCTTCCATCCCTTCGTGAACTTCACCGGGATGCTGGTCAGCAAGGGGAACTGGATCCACCTGACCGTCCGGGACGACCTCTCCGAGACCGAGACGGTGCGGGTCCTCCTCCATGAGCTGGGTCACCACTGCCTCCATGTCACCAACCGCTTCTCCACCATCTTCCATGGCCACCAGCACCAGGTCACCGGGGAGGAAAAGGAGGCGGATTTCTTCGCCTTCTGCCTGGCCGGCGATCATATCCGGGAGCGGGTCCGGTGGAATTTTATCGAGTATGGTCCAGGATGGAGCGGGTTAAGGTGGGAGAAT
Proteins encoded in this window:
- a CDS encoding ImmA/IrrE family metallo-endopeptidase is translated as MHGTQKAVALCEAEGIEIAFHPFVNFTGMLVSKGNWIHLTVRDDLSETETVRVLLHELGHHCLHVTNRFSTIFHGHQHQVTGEEKEADFFAFCLAGDHIRERVRWNFIEYGPGWSGLRWENGAGP